A part of Gossypium hirsutum isolate 1008001.06 chromosome A07, Gossypium_hirsutum_v2.1, whole genome shotgun sequence genomic DNA contains:
- the LOC107910165 gene encoding cytochrome P450 85A: MGVLMVIVGVFVMVLCMCTAVLRWNEMRYRKKGLPPGTMGWPVFGETTEFLKQGPNFMKNQRARYGSFFKSHILGCPTVVSMDPELNRYILMNEAKGLVPGYPQSMLDILGKCNIAAVHGSTHKQMRGALLALISPTMIRQQLFPKIDEFMRAFLSNWDNQVINIQDKTKEMAFLSSLKQIASAESSSVAQQFMPEFFKLVLGTLSLPIDLPGTNYRRGFQARQNILKILGQLIEKRRDSEESHKDMLGHLMRNDDSNRHKLSDDEIIDQIITILYSGYETVSTTSMMAVKYLHDHPTVLEELRKEHMGIRERKRADEPIEWNDLKSMRFTRAVIFETSRLATIVNGVLRKTTQEMELNGYVIPKGWRIYVYTREINYDPFLYPDPLAFNPWRWMDKGLESQNYFLIFGGGTRQCPGKELGIAEISTFLHYFVTRYRWEEVGAEKLMKFPRVEAPNGLHIRVSSY, translated from the exons ATGGGTGTTTTAATGGTGATTGTTGGGGTGTTTGTAATGGTGCTGTGTATGTGCACTGCAGTTTTGAGATGGAACGAGATGAGATACAGGAAGAAAGGTCTGCCCCCTGGTACTATGGGTTGGCCTGTCTTCGGGGAAACCACTGAGTTTCTCAAACAAGGCCCTAACTTCATGAAAAACCAAAGAGCAAG GTATGGCAGCTTCTTCAAATCCCATATTCTAGGATGTCCTACAGTTGTTTCCATGGATCCAGAGCTGAACAGATACATACTAATGAATGAAGCCAAGGGGCTTGTTCCTGGATACCCACAGTCCATGCTTGATATCTTGGGAAAATGCAATATTGCAGCCGTCCATGGCTCCACCCATAAGCAAATGAGAGGAGCCCTCCTTGCCCTCATTAGCCCCACTATGATCAGACAACAACTTTTTCCCAAAATCGATGAATTCATGAGAGCTTTCCTCTCTAATTGGGACAACCAAGTCATTAACATCCAAGACAAGACCAAAGAG ATGGCCTTTTTATCATCACTCAAGCAAATCGCCAGTGCTGAATCCAGTTCAGTAGCTCAACAATTCATGCCTGAGTTCTTTAAACTGGTTTTAGGCACCTTATCACTTCCTATTGATCTCCCTGGTACCAATTATCGTCGAGGATTCCAG GCAAGACAGAACATTTTGAAGATATTGGGACAACTGATAGAAAAGAGAAGAGATAGTGAAGAATCCCACAAGGACATGCTTGGGCACTTGATGAGAAATGATGACAGTAATCGACATAAACTAAGTGATGATGAGATCATTGACCAAATAATCACAATCTTGTATTCTGGTTATGAGACTGTTTCCACTACATCAATGATGGCTGTCAAGTATCTCCATGATCATCCAACAGTTCTTGAAGAGCTAAGA AAAGAACATATGggaataagagaaagaaaaagggcaGATGAACCAATTGAATGGAATGATCTTAAGTCAATGAGATTTACAAGAGCA GTGATTTTTGAGACATCAAGATTAGCTACAATTGTTAATGGAGTTTTGAGGAAAACTACTCAAGAAATGGAACTAAATG GGTATGTGATTCCTAAAGGCTGGAGAATTTATGTTTATACAAGAGAAATAAACTATGATCCATTCCTATATCCAGATCCATTAGCCTTCAATCCATGGAGATGGATG GACAAGGGCTTGGAATCTCAAAATTATTTCTTGATATTTGGAGGAGGCACCAGGCAATGTCCAGGAAAGGAACTTGGAATTGCAGAAATTTCTACTTTCCTTCACTATTTTGTAACTAGATACAG ATGGGAAGAAGTTGGGGcagaaaaattgatgaaatttccaAGAGTTGAAGCACCAAATGGACTACACATTAGAGTATCATCCTACTGA